Proteins from a genomic interval of Streptococcus sp. D7B5:
- a CDS encoding EamA family transporter encodes MFAALTSILAKIGIEGVPSNLATAIRTVVVILMAWAMVFLINSQTEIVNISRESWLFLILSGLATGTSWLCYYKALQMGNGTEVAAVDKFRLVITLVLAFFFLQDILTFKTIIGCILITLGTLVMIL; translated from the coding sequence ATCTTTGCTGCCCTAACGTCAATTCTAGCCAAGATTGGGATTGAGGGAGTTCCATCCAATCTAGCAACTGCTATTCGTACGGTCGTCGTCATTCTTATGGCCTGGGCCATGGTTTTCTTGATCAATAGCCAGACCGAAATTGTCAACATCAGTAGAGAAAGTTGGCTCTTTCTCATCTTATCTGGCTTGGCCACTGGCACCTCCTGGCTCTGCTACTACAAGGCACTACAGATGGGCAATGGGACTGAGGTAGCCGCTGTCGATAAATTCCGTCTCGTCATCACCCTTGTTCTAGCCTTTTTCTTCCTACAGGATATCCTGACGTTTAAAACAATCATTGGCTGTATCCTGATTACGCTTGGGACCTTGGTGATGATCTTATAA
- the glmS gene encoding glutamine--fructose-6-phosphate transaminase (isomerizing) has product MCGIVGVVGNTNATDILIQGLEKLEYRGYDSAGIFVLGGAENHLVKAVGRIAELSAKTAGVEGTTGIGHTRWATHGKPTEDNAHPHRSEAGRFVLVHNGVIENYLEIKEEYLAGHHFKGQTDTEIAVHLIGKFAEEDGLSVLEAFKKALHIIRGSYAFALIDSENPDVIYVAKNKSPLLIGLGEGYNMVCSDAMAMIRETNQYMEIHDQELVIVKADSVEVQDYDGNRRERASYTAELDLSDIGKGTYPYYMLKEIDEQPTVMRKLIQAYTDEAGQVVVDPAIIKAVQDADRIYILAAGTSYHAGFASKKMLEELTDTPVELGISSEWGYGMPLLSKKPLFIFISQSGETADSRQVLVKANEMGIPSLTVTNVPGSTLSREANHTMLLHAGPEIAVASTKAYTAQIAALAFLAKAVGEANGNAKAQAFDLVHELSIVAQSIESTLSEKETIDAKVRDLLETTRNAFYIGRGQDYYVAMEASLKLKEISYIQCEGFAAGELKHGTIALIEEGTPVLALLSDPVLANHTRGNIQEVAARGAKVLTIAEENVAKETDDIVLTTVHPYLSPISMVVPTQLVAYFATLHRGLDVDKPRNLAKSVTVE; this is encoded by the coding sequence ATGTGTGGAATTGTTGGTGTTGTTGGAAACACAAATGCAACTGATATTTTGATTCAAGGGCTTGAAAAGCTCGAATACCGTGGTTATGATTCTGCGGGGATTTTTGTCCTAGGTGGTGCTGAAAATCATCTAGTCAAGGCTGTCGGTCGTATCGCAGAATTGTCTGCTAAGACAGCCGGTGTTGAGGGAACGACTGGTATCGGACATACGCGTTGGGCGACTCACGGAAAACCAACTGAGGACAATGCTCACCCACACCGCTCTGAGGCAGGACGTTTTGTCTTGGTGCACAATGGAGTGATTGAAAACTACCTTGAAATCAAGGAAGAATACCTTGCAGGTCACCACTTTAAGGGGCAAACCGATACAGAAATTGCCGTTCACCTGATTGGAAAATTTGCAGAAGAAGATGGTCTTTCAGTTCTTGAAGCCTTCAAAAAAGCCCTTCACATCATCCGTGGTTCTTATGCCTTTGCCTTGATTGACTCTGAAAATCCAGATGTCATCTATGTCGCTAAGAACAAATCACCACTCTTGATTGGTCTTGGAGAAGGCTACAACATGGTCTGCTCAGATGCTATGGCTATGATTCGTGAAACCAACCAATACATGGAAATTCATGACCAAGAGTTGGTAATCGTCAAGGCTGATAGTGTCGAAGTTCAAGACTATGATGGCAATCGCCGTGAACGTGCCAGCTATACTGCGGAGCTCGACTTGTCAGATATCGGTAAGGGGACTTATCCTTACTACATGCTCAAGGAAATCGACGAGCAACCAACGGTTATGCGTAAACTCATCCAAGCCTACACAGATGAGGCTGGTCAAGTTGTCGTAGATCCAGCTATCATCAAGGCTGTTCAAGATGCAGACCGCATCTACATCCTTGCAGCTGGGACATCGTACCACGCAGGATTTGCTTCTAAGAAGATGCTGGAAGAATTGACGGATACGCCAGTTGAACTTGGAATCTCTTCTGAGTGGGGCTATGGTATGCCACTTCTCAGCAAAAAACCACTCTTCATCTTTATCAGCCAGTCTGGTGAAACAGCGGATAGCCGTCAGGTTTTGGTTAAGGCCAATGAAATGGGCATTCCAAGCTTGACAGTGACAAACGTGCCAGGTTCAACCCTATCACGTGAAGCCAACCATACCATGCTTCTTCACGCAGGTCCTGAAATTGCCGTGGCATCAACCAAGGCCTACACAGCACAAATCGCAGCCCTTGCCTTCCTTGCAAAAGCAGTCGGGGAAGCAAATGGCAATGCCAAAGCGCAAGCCTTTGACCTGGTTCATGAGTTGTCAATCGTAGCTCAGTCTATCGAATCAACCCTTTCAGAAAAAGAAACCATTGATGCAAAGGTTCGTGACCTTCTCGAAACCACTCGCAATGCCTTTTACATCGGACGTGGTCAAGACTACTATGTAGCCATGGAAGCCAGTCTTAAGCTAAAAGAGATTTCTTACATCCAATGTGAAGGCTTTGCGGCAGGAGAACTCAAGCACGGAACCATTGCCTTGATTGAAGAGGGGACACCTGTCTTGGCCCTCTTGTCAGATCCAGTCCTTGCTAACCACACTCGTGGAAATATCCAGGAGGTCGCAGCCCGTGGTGCTAAGGTACTTACAATCGCAGAAGAAAATGTTGCCAAAGAGACAGATGATATCGTTCTTACGACTGTCCACCCTTACCTCTCACCAATCTCAATGGTCGTACCAACGCAATTGGTCGCTTACTTTGCAACCCTCCACCGTGGACTCGATGTGGACAAACCACGTAACCTTGCTAAGTCAGTAACAGTAGAATAA
- a CDS encoding LLM class flavin-dependent oxidoreductase gives MVELGISTFGETTALEATGQIYSHDERIRQLVAEIELADKVGLDVYGIGEHHREDFAVSAPEIILAAGAVNTKKIRLTSSVSILSSMDPIRLFQQYATIDALSNGRAEIMAGRGSFTESFPLFGYDLKDYEALFDEKLDLLQLANESTKVNWQGQLTQSIAGKEVYPRPVQDKLPLWVATGGHVESTVKIAQAGLPIVYAIIGGNPRYFKKLIQAYREIGREAGHAEKDLKVGAHSWGWISEDGEQAVKDYFHPTKQVVDAISKDRPHWQELTYEQYLEQVGPNGAMFVGNPDQVAEKLIRMIEDLDLDRFMLHLPLGSMPHDQVLRAIELFGTQVAPKVRAYFAMKEGL, from the coding sequence ATGGTAGAATTAGGAATTTCAACATTTGGTGAAACAACCGCTCTGGAAGCGACTGGGCAGATTTACAGTCATGATGAACGCATTCGTCAGTTGGTGGCAGAAATTGAGCTGGCTGATAAGGTTGGTTTGGATGTGTACGGGATTGGGGAGCATCATCGGGAGGACTTTGCGGTATCGGCGCCAGAGATTATTCTTGCAGCTGGGGCAGTCAATACCAAAAAGATTCGTTTGACTAGTTCGGTCAGCATTCTCTCGAGTATGGATCCGATTCGCTTGTTCCAACAATATGCTACCATCGATGCCTTGTCAAATGGACGGGCAGAGATTATGGCAGGTCGTGGTTCATTTACCGAATCCTTCCCTCTGTTTGGCTATGACTTGAAAGACTATGAAGCTCTTTTTGATGAAAAGTTAGACCTGCTTCAGCTGGCAAATGAAAGCACCAAAGTGAACTGGCAGGGACAATTGACTCAAAGCATCGCTGGAAAAGAAGTCTATCCTCGTCCTGTTCAGGACAAATTGCCATTGTGGGTGGCGACAGGAGGTCATGTAGAGTCAACAGTGAAGATTGCTCAGGCGGGGTTGCCGATTGTCTATGCCATTATCGGTGGCAATCCACGTTATTTTAAAAAGCTGATTCAAGCTTATCGTGAGATTGGTAGGGAAGCCGGTCATGCGGAGAAAGACCTGAAGGTGGGTGCTCATTCTTGGGGCTGGATTTCGGAAGATGGCGAGCAGGCTGTCAAAGATTATTTCCATCCGACCAAGCAAGTGGTGGATGCAATTTCCAAGGACCGTCCGCACTGGCAGGAGTTGACCTATGAGCAATATTTGGAGCAAGTTGGACCAAATGGTGCCATGTTTGTGGGCAATCCAGATCAGGTGGCAGAAAAATTGATTCGCATGATTGAGGATTTAGACTTGGACCGTTTCATGCTCCATCTACCGCTTGGTTCTATGCCACATGATCAAGTTTTGAGAGCTATTGAACTCTTCGGCACACAAGTGGCTCCAAAAGTACGAGCATACTTTGCCATGAAAGAGGGGTTATAA
- a CDS encoding 5'-nucleotidase, lipoprotein e(P4) family, with the protein MKISKVTITIASTLTSVILLTGCGTNSANSQTTQSSTSDNQVTMTYDQLRSRENTMSTLWYQKAAETKALYLQGYNVATDRLKELLKTQTDKPYSIVLDLDETVLDNSPYQAQNVKDGTAFTPENWDVWVKKAAAKAVPGAKDFLQFADQNGVQIYYVSDRTIDQVDDTIKNLENEGIPVQSRDHLMFLEKGVKSKEGRRQAVQEKTNLVMLLGDNLVDFAEFSKTSETERNQKLEELQKEFGEKFIIFPNPMYGSWESTVYNGNKLDAKGQTEERQKNLQGFDK; encoded by the coding sequence ATGAAAATATCCAAAGTTACCATTACAATTGCTTCTACACTTACTTCCGTCATTTTACTGACTGGCTGTGGCACAAATTCGGCAAATTCACAGACAACACAAAGTAGTACATCTGATAATCAGGTTACCATGACCTATGATCAGTTGCGTTCAAGAGAAAATACTATGTCAACTCTTTGGTATCAAAAAGCAGCTGAGACCAAGGCACTCTATCTACAAGGTTACAATGTCGCTACTGATCGTTTGAAAGAACTACTAAAAACACAGACAGATAAACCCTACTCTATCGTTTTGGACTTAGACGAAACCGTATTAGACAATAGCCCTTATCAAGCTCAAAATGTCAAAGACGGAACAGCATTTACCCCAGAAAACTGGGATGTCTGGGTAAAAAAAGCCGCAGCCAAGGCTGTACCAGGTGCTAAAGACTTTCTCCAATTTGCAGACCAAAACGGTGTCCAAATTTACTATGTATCTGACCGCACGATAGATCAGGTAGATGATACGATCAAAAACCTAGAAAACGAAGGAATTCCTGTACAAAGCCGCGATCATCTCATGTTCTTAGAAAAAGGCGTCAAATCTAAAGAAGGTCGTAGACAAGCAGTCCAAGAAAAAACCAACTTAGTCATGCTACTAGGAGACAATCTTGTGGACTTTGCAGAGTTTTCAAAGACCTCTGAAACTGAGCGCAACCAAAAATTAGAGGAATTACAAAAAGAGTTTGGTGAGAAATTCATCATTTTCCCTAACCCAATGTACGGATCATGGGAAAGCACTGTTTACAATGGTAATAAATTGGATGCCAAGGGTCAAACTGAAGAGCGACAAAAAAACTTACAAGGTTTTGATAAATAA
- a CDS encoding uroporphyrinogen decarboxylase family protein — translation MASKRDLVFRAIRGDEVERVPVGFWFHFVTLEEKGQGLNNPRIFQKSVDGHRNYVERIRPDFVKIMSDGFFLYPSNVYNPKIASIQELTSIESIGDEHPWIQQQVEVVQAIRETFTEEIASFYNIFSPISYLKRWFRTETSRGDREVADLLLENPEQFRAILDVIAGDIASLTQKIIQQGGVDGIYLSTQEIQDERITPALYQTYIEPSNIAILEAANQVGGTNILHICGFEGASNDVTIFKDYPAQVVNWATHHEDVSLTQGQELFTGKAVLGGFENGKKSLLYQGSKAELQNETRRLLAEAGSKGVLLGADCTVPDDFDLERLDWIRQAAVL, via the coding sequence ATGGCAAGTAAAAGAGATCTAGTCTTTAGAGCGATTCGAGGCGATGAAGTGGAAAGAGTTCCTGTCGGATTTTGGTTTCATTTTGTAACACTCGAAGAAAAGGGGCAGGGATTAAATAATCCACGTATCTTTCAAAAAAGTGTTGATGGGCATCGCAACTATGTGGAAAGGATTCGTCCTGATTTTGTCAAAATTATGAGCGATGGTTTTTTCCTTTATCCAAGTAATGTCTATAATCCTAAGATTGCAAGCATTCAGGAGCTGACTTCTATTGAGTCAATTGGTGATGAACACCCATGGATTCAGCAACAGGTGGAAGTGGTACAAGCGATTCGAGAGACCTTTACAGAAGAGATTGCTTCTTTCTACAATATCTTTTCACCTATCTCCTACCTCAAGCGCTGGTTCCGTACAGAAACTTCTCGAGGAGATAGGGAAGTGGCTGACCTATTGCTTGAAAATCCTGAGCAATTCAGAGCAATTCTAGATGTGATTGCAGGAGACATTGCTTCCTTAACTCAGAAAATCATCCAGCAAGGTGGAGTTGATGGGATTTATCTCAGCACCCAGGAAATTCAAGATGAGCGCATCACACCAGCACTCTACCAAACCTATATCGAACCGAGCAATATAGCGATTTTGGAGGCTGCCAATCAGGTTGGTGGGACCAATATCCTCCATATCTGTGGTTTTGAAGGTGCGAGCAATGATGTGACGATATTTAAGGACTATCCGGCTCAAGTGGTCAACTGGGCGACCCACCATGAGGATGTTAGCTTGACACAGGGTCAAGAGTTGTTTACAGGCAAGGCCGTTTTAGGTGGATTTGAAAATGGCAAGAAAAGCTTGCTTTATCAAGGTTCCAAGGCGGAATTGCAAAATGAAACAAGACGGTTGCTGGCTGAAGCTGGTAGTAAAGGAGTTCTTCTGGGAGCTGACTGTACTGTTCCAGATGACTTTGACTTAGAGAGGTTGGACTGGATTCGGCAGGCAGCTGTTCTCTAA
- a CDS encoding uroporphyrinogen decarboxylase family protein has protein sequence MSEKKEWVLKAFRGEKVDRVPVGFWHHFTSEDEWLHGFSNPAIIEKNIEGHKRFIREVQPDFIKLMSDGYFAYPNPAIAKGKSLQELATIQPLGPDHSWIKEQVDLVKKIKQEFTEDIVAIYNIFAPVTYLKWLLGEVSGGDDLIADFLVEDPEALKKVLDVIAEDIESLSRAVIEEAGADGIYLSVQSIQDQRVSAAEYQAVIAPSEITVLEAASAVGGVTVLHICGYEGARNDIHLFADYPAQVFNWAVGPEGVTLKEGREIFKGRTVLGGFENGKTGLLYTGSKDAIQAEAKKLVAEAGEQGLVLGADCTIPSDIAVERIQWVREALEN, from the coding sequence ATGTCAGAAAAAAAAGAATGGGTTTTAAAAGCATTTAGAGGTGAAAAGGTTGATCGTGTGCCAGTTGGTTTTTGGCACCATTTCACATCCGAAGACGAATGGCTACACGGTTTCTCAAATCCAGCCATTATCGAGAAGAATATCGAGGGCCATAAGCGCTTTATCCGAGAAGTTCAGCCGGACTTTATCAAACTCATGAGTGATGGCTACTTTGCTTATCCAAATCCAGCGATTGCCAAAGGCAAATCACTTCAAGAATTGGCAACCATTCAACCACTCGGGCCAGATCATTCTTGGATAAAAGAGCAGGTGGATTTGGTTAAGAAAATCAAGCAAGAGTTTACAGAAGATATCGTTGCGATTTACAATATTTTTGCTCCTGTGACCTATCTCAAGTGGTTGCTTGGGGAAGTGTCTGGTGGCGATGACCTTATTGCGGACTTTCTGGTGGAAGATCCTGAAGCCCTTAAAAAGGTGTTGGATGTGATTGCAGAAGATATTGAGAGTCTCAGTCGAGCTGTCATCGAAGAGGCTGGTGCTGATGGAATCTACCTCAGCGTGCAGAGTATCCAAGATCAACGAGTGTCGGCAGCAGAGTATCAAGCTGTCATTGCACCTAGCGAGATAACGGTTCTGGAAGCAGCTAGTGCTGTTGGTGGTGTTACTGTTCTTCATATCTGTGGCTACGAGGGGGCGCGAAATGATATTCACCTTTTTGCAGACTATCCAGCCCAAGTCTTTAACTGGGCTGTAGGACCAGAGGGAGTCACTCTCAAGGAAGGTCGTGAGATTTTCAAGGGACGTACGGTTCTTGGAGGATTTGAAAATGGCAAGACAGGCTTACTGTATACTGGTAGCAAGGATGCCATTCAGGCTGAAGCAAAGAAACTAGTTGCAGAAGCTGGGGAACAGGGCTTGGTACTTGGGGCAGATTGTACCATTCCAAGTGATATCGCAGTTGAACGTATCCAGTGGGTGAGAGAAGCGCTTGAAAACTAA
- a CDS encoding transporter substrate-binding domain-containing protein encodes MSKKAWIIGGVAVVVVIGATIIGRSLAGAPAKDGETASSAEVITLKVAHTQNYVPYDFVNEKGESDGYEVAVLKAVDEKLANYQFEYTGTSDDDLLIGLESGKYDIGTKGAWYTDERAKKFVIPSEPVGASIIGFTVRKEDEQKYKTIDDFAKNKGKLVPISPQNAQWNVITSYNEKHQDAPIELTAAESFKVADAYAWVLEGRYDAFFDIKLSFEKAVTAEDGPYHQYADKLSWFPYKGIPTYPLIHRDEKGEKFAKEYEKAIKELKEDGTLAKLSQQYFKEDVFSYVDKD; translated from the coding sequence ATGAGTAAAAAAGCATGGATTATCGGTGGTGTAGCAGTGGTTGTAGTAATTGGGGCAACGATTATCGGGAGAAGTTTAGCTGGTGCTCCAGCCAAGGATGGAGAAACGGCTTCGTCTGCTGAAGTTATAACCTTGAAGGTTGCCCATACACAAAACTATGTACCTTATGACTTTGTCAATGAAAAAGGGGAATCAGATGGTTATGAGGTAGCTGTTTTGAAGGCTGTTGATGAGAAGTTGGCAAACTATCAATTTGAATATACGGGTACCAGTGATGATGACCTCTTGATTGGTCTGGAATCAGGTAAGTATGACATCGGAACCAAGGGAGCTTGGTACACAGATGAACGAGCTAAAAAGTTTGTCATTCCATCTGAACCAGTCGGAGCGAGCATCATCGGATTTACTGTCAGAAAAGAAGATGAACAGAAATACAAAACCATTGATGACTTTGCTAAGAATAAAGGGAAATTGGTTCCCATCTCTCCACAGAATGCTCAATGGAATGTTATCACCAGCTACAATGAAAAACATCAGGATGCACCGATTGAGCTAACAGCAGCTGAATCCTTTAAAGTGGCAGATGCCTATGCCTGGGTCTTAGAAGGACGTTATGACGCCTTCTTTGATATCAAACTGTCCTTTGAAAAAGCAGTTACCGCAGAAGATGGCCCTTACCACCAATATGCGGATAAACTCAGCTGGTTCCCATACAAGGGTATTCCAACTTATCCCTTGATTCACCGTGATGAAAAGGGTGAGAAATTCGCTAAAGAATATGAAAAAGCAATCAAAGAGTTGAAGGAAGATGGCACGCTTGCTAAGCTATCTCAGCAATACTTTAAAGAAGATGTCTTTAGTTACGTAGACAAAGACTAG
- a CDS encoding amino acid ABC transporter permease translates to MVSYDFSKVFQFLPTLWQALPMTLSILFFTTLLGSLFGGLLAWAQVGEDKSFAAISKGYIFTLRCTPPIVLLFLVFYGLPEFLKWWLGLDINNWSKTIFVLLTMILLFAAIVAEVFKAAYQAIPKGQAEAGLSIGLTPSQTFWRIIFPQAFQVALPNITTAVLNLMRDAALAYTIGFVDVMGAGNLLISRNLGNYSLETYTAVALLYWGIALVISSLSRLLEKSLETKGR, encoded by the coding sequence ATGGTTTCTTATGATTTTTCCAAGGTCTTTCAGTTTTTGCCAACCTTATGGCAGGCACTTCCTATGACCTTGTCCATTCTCTTTTTTACCACTCTTCTTGGTTCCCTTTTTGGAGGTCTCTTGGCCTGGGCGCAAGTAGGAGAAGACAAGAGTTTTGCAGCGATTTCCAAAGGCTATATCTTTACCCTACGTTGTACACCGCCGATTGTCTTGCTTTTTCTAGTCTTTTATGGCTTGCCAGAATTTCTGAAATGGTGGCTTGGTTTGGACATCAACAACTGGTCTAAAACTATTTTTGTTCTCTTGACGATGATTCTCTTGTTTGCGGCTATTGTTGCCGAGGTTTTCAAGGCGGCCTATCAAGCTATTCCAAAGGGGCAGGCAGAGGCCGGGCTTAGTATTGGTTTGACTCCAAGTCAGACTTTTTGGAGAATCATTTTTCCCCAAGCTTTTCAAGTTGCTCTTCCCAATATAACGACTGCTGTTCTCAATCTCATGCGGGATGCTGCCTTGGCCTATACGATTGGTTTTGTTGATGTTATGGGGGCGGGGAATCTCTTGATCAGTCGCAATTTAGGGAACTACTCTCTGGAAACCTATACGGCAGTTGCGCTTCTTTACTGGGGGATTGCCTTGGTTATTTCTAGCTTGAGTCGTTTGCTTGAGAAGTCTTTGGAAACAAAAGGGAGGTAA
- a CDS encoding amino acid ABC transporter permease, producing the protein MDIDYIVKTFLETLKGVPITLIIMIVAMVLSFLPALFLALGQIYKVRGVRSFSLVYLAFIRATPPILLILFFYSLFPSLLNQFLKSIGSDFDIFKLDPLYYAFIIYSLMTVGSLSEILRSAILTVDKGQLEAAHAIGLTTTQAYLRIVFPQALRSALPNLANLVINIVKGTSLVFVMTIKDITAIARVEASYGYQYFESYFVIFLQYILICGLIQWGFSLLEKGYVKKEKSAKASSARFV; encoded by the coding sequence ATGGATATAGACTATATTGTAAAGACCTTTCTGGAGACCTTGAAGGGTGTGCCAATCACCTTGATTATCATGATTGTGGCTATGGTCTTAAGCTTTTTACCGGCTCTATTTTTAGCCTTGGGGCAGATCTACAAGGTTCGAGGGGTGAGGAGTTTTTCTCTGGTCTATCTGGCTTTTATCCGAGCGACACCACCGATTTTATTGATTCTCTTCTTTTATAGTTTGTTTCCAAGCCTGCTGAATCAATTTCTCAAAAGCATAGGCAGTGACTTTGATATTTTCAAGCTTGATCCTCTCTACTATGCCTTTATCATTTATAGTTTGATGACAGTCGGGAGTTTATCGGAGATTTTGCGCTCAGCTATCTTGACGGTGGACAAGGGACAACTAGAGGCAGCGCATGCGATTGGCTTGACTACAACCCAGGCCTATCTAAGGATTGTTTTTCCTCAAGCCTTGCGCTCAGCCTTGCCTAACTTAGCCAATCTGGTGATCAATATCGTCAAAGGGACCTCTCTGGTCTTTGTTATGACCATCAAGGACATCACCGCTATTGCTCGTGTAGAAGCGTCCTACGGTTACCAGTATTTTGAGTCTTATTTTGTGATTTTTTTGCAGTATATTTTGATCTGTGGTTTGATTCAGTGGGGCTTCTCCCTACTGGAAAAAGGCTATGTGAAAAAAGAAAAGAGTGCAAAAGCATCTAGCGCGCGTTTTGTATAG
- a CDS encoding amino acid ABC transporter ATP-binding protein, with the protein MLQVEHIAKTFGERQVLEDVNLQVNQGDVVVILGPSGSGKTTFLRCLNHLEKADSGRLTLAGKTYDLAKLSKKDILEIRQKTAFVFQHYNLFANKTALENILEGLIVARKVPKEEALKRAESALEKVGLLAYKDYYPSQLSGGQQQRIGIARAIAVKPEVILLDEPTSALDPELVGDVLDVLKQLAGEGVTMVVVTHEMGFARDVANHVVFMDGGRIVEENNPHDFFSRPQEERTKQFLARILSDATYSVEYMI; encoded by the coding sequence ATGTTACAAGTAGAACATATCGCAAAAACATTTGGTGAGAGGCAGGTGCTGGAGGATGTCAATCTCCAGGTCAACCAAGGGGATGTCGTCGTTATCTTAGGGCCATCAGGTTCGGGGAAAACGACCTTTCTCCGTTGTCTCAACCACTTAGAAAAAGCTGACAGTGGCCGTTTGACCTTGGCAGGAAAAACTTATGATTTGGCCAAATTAAGCAAGAAAGACATTCTAGAAATTCGCCAAAAAACAGCCTTTGTTTTTCAACACTACAATCTTTTTGCAAATAAAACTGCTCTGGAAAATATTCTAGAAGGTCTAATCGTAGCTCGTAAAGTTCCCAAGGAAGAAGCACTTAAACGTGCAGAATCTGCCTTGGAAAAAGTTGGTTTACTGGCCTACAAAGACTACTACCCTTCACAACTATCTGGAGGGCAACAACAACGAATAGGAATTGCGCGTGCCATTGCCGTCAAGCCCGAGGTCATTTTGCTAGATGAACCAACATCTGCACTAGACCCTGAGTTGGTTGGAGATGTTTTGGATGTTCTGAAACAGTTGGCGGGAGAAGGTGTGACCATGGTGGTCGTCACACATGAGATGGGATTTGCTAGAGATGTCGCTAACCACGTTGTTTTTATGGATGGAGGCCGTATCGTAGAGGAGAACAATCCCCACGATTTCTTTAGTCGTCCGCAGGAAGAACGAACCAAGCAGTTCCTGGCGCGTATCTTATCAGATGCTACCTATAGTGTAGAATATATGATTTGA